A window of Hymenobacter aerilatus contains these coding sequences:
- a CDS encoding PcfJ domain-containing protein, which produces MANRYKPLSHEAWQAEQAVIILAASRRLDWRRWPAARQVGYLCSFTGSLPVVEAHLGTGSVLAEFYRNCLHNRSYSEQQRCRKVLLALAYKRSELLWRPELSAALAALVQVYPQRCRELADWQPRSRNPFRQLESLVRHLFDQYGDLPTWVLNAWTANRLHDGINIADLTTHLGRGGALRTFHKLPVPLTRKLEHHLRQAPAGYTFLEALLYAQLAARNQLAWLGPVLDSRLGRRLSRDDEFYLRVVDFFAAAPMVDPNQFGPVCDWIHQKRRVGIGDEPAQPGFSLKGRSMAGVLAHTAKWHRQLVRARNNPDSRHPQETFASTWELLPVPNFTGGDKGQVRITQLGSYWELVEEGGALHHCVSSYLNSCQRGRCGIFSLTLNGVRTLTLEVLANRTIIQARGKYNRRLTDTEYVWVTRWAAEARLLVPKHLFAAAG; this is translated from the coding sequence ATGGCTAACCGCTACAAACCCTTATCCCACGAAGCCTGGCAAGCTGAACAAGCAGTAATTATTCTAGCGGCCTCACGACGCCTTGACTGGCGCCGCTGGCCAGCCGCCCGGCAGGTAGGGTACCTATGCTCCTTCACTGGGTCGTTGCCCGTGGTGGAGGCTCATCTAGGTACTGGCTCAGTACTGGCAGAGTTCTACCGCAACTGTCTGCACAACCGCTCCTACTCGGAGCAGCAGCGGTGCCGGAAAGTGCTCTTGGCCCTAGCCTATAAGCGCAGTGAACTGCTGTGGCGCCCCGAGCTAAGTGCCGCGCTGGCCGCGCTGGTTCAAGTTTATCCCCAGCGATGCCGCGAACTGGCCGACTGGCAACCCCGCAGCCGCAACCCGTTTCGGCAGCTGGAAAGCTTGGTGCGGCATTTATTCGATCAATACGGCGACCTACCCACCTGGGTGCTGAACGCCTGGACAGCCAATCGGCTGCACGACGGTATCAACATCGCCGACCTCACAACGCATTTGGGGCGGGGTGGTGCCCTCCGGACGTTTCACAAGCTGCCGGTGCCTCTCACCCGGAAGCTCGAACACCACCTGCGGCAAGCTCCCGCTGGCTACACCTTTCTGGAGGCGTTGCTTTACGCTCAGCTAGCTGCCCGCAACCAACTGGCGTGGCTAGGACCGGTGCTCGACTCACGCCTCGGGCGCAGGTTGAGCCGCGACGATGAGTTCTACCTACGGGTAGTCGACTTTTTTGCGGCGGCGCCGATGGTTGACCCCAACCAGTTTGGGCCAGTGTGCGACTGGATTCACCAGAAGCGCCGGGTAGGCATCGGCGACGAGCCCGCCCAACCTGGCTTCTCGCTGAAAGGTAGGTCGATGGCGGGAGTGCTGGCCCACACAGCCAAGTGGCATCGCCAACTGGTTCGGGCACGCAACAACCCCGATTCCCGTCACCCTCAGGAGACGTTTGCATCCACCTGGGAACTGCTGCCCGTGCCCAACTTCACGGGTGGCGACAAAGGGCAGGTGCGCATCACGCAGTTGGGCAGCTACTGGGAGTTGGTGGAAGAAGGAGGGGCCCTGCACCACTGCGTGTCGTCCTACCTGAACTCCTGCCAGCGCGGACGGTGCGGTATCTTCTCGCTCACCCTCAATGGCGTGCGTACGCTTACCCTGGAGGTGCTGGCCAACCGCACCATCATACAAGCCCGCGGCAAATATAACCGCCGCCTCACCGACACTGAGTATGTGTGGGTAACCCGCTGGGCCGCCGAAGCCCGCCTGCTGGTACCAAAGCATCTGTTTGCTGCCGCTGGGTAA
- a CDS encoding TIGR02452 family protein, giving the protein MNREQRQQLATETLTALQRGAYLTEAEQEVTIAAWQQAAEQNSQLYRPEDATELLLELTKPASASAEVRVYNATTLHAAADLAQQYVRVACLNFASARNPGGGFLGGSQAQEESLARSTGLYPCIAQFAEMYKYNARPTSTGLYSDYAIYSPGVPVLRNDAGQWLTAPYRVDIITAPAVNAGALRQNAPHLLPHLAPTMRQRIRQVLALAARYNVEALVLGAWGCGVFGNDPTQLAQLFAEALAEPSIRGRFQRIDFAVHDTRLPYPTLTAFEHTLDAFT; this is encoded by the coding sequence ATGAATCGTGAACAACGACAACAATTAGCTACTGAAACCCTGACAGCGCTTCAGCGCGGCGCCTACCTAACGGAAGCCGAGCAAGAGGTGACGATTGCCGCGTGGCAACAAGCCGCCGAGCAAAACAGCCAACTCTACCGCCCAGAAGATGCTACCGAGCTACTCTTGGAGCTAACGAAACCGGCCAGCGCGTCTGCCGAGGTGCGCGTGTACAACGCCACTACACTGCACGCTGCCGCCGATTTGGCGCAACAGTACGTGCGTGTAGCCTGTCTGAACTTTGCCTCAGCGCGTAACCCCGGTGGCGGATTTTTGGGTGGCAGCCAGGCCCAGGAAGAAAGCCTAGCCCGCTCAACGGGGCTGTACCCGTGCATTGCGCAGTTTGCCGAGATGTATAAATACAATGCCCGGCCCACTAGTACAGGCCTCTACAGCGACTACGCCATCTACTCGCCCGGCGTGCCGGTACTGCGAAACGATGCCGGACAGTGGCTTACAGCGCCCTACCGCGTCGACATCATCACAGCACCCGCCGTGAATGCCGGCGCGCTCCGTCAGAATGCTCCGCACCTGCTGCCGCACCTAGCACCCACCATGCGGCAACGCATTCGACAGGTGCTGGCACTTGCTGCCCGTTACAACGTGGAGGCGTTGGTGCTGGGGGCCTGGGGTTGTGGCGTGTTCGGCAATGATCCGACACAGCTGGCGCAGCTCTTCGCCGAGGCGTTAGCCGAGCCTTCTATTCGCGGCCGTTTTCAGCGTATCGATTTTGCGGTGCATGATACCCGACTGCCCTACCCAACACTCACCGCTTTCGAGCACACGCTTGATGCCTTTACCTGA
- a CDS encoding TROVE domain-containing protein: protein MRFNTHTQHHSAPTAVNHEGAPAYQLTPQLELYAAVATAALSNQFYESAGTRLQRLRQLIAQNDPQFVAQLAVYAREQLHLRSVPLVLAVELAQVHRGDGLVSRLVARVVQRADEITEVLAYYAAANQRQGAKTLNRLSKQLQKGLALSFNRFDSYQLAKYDRAGQVRLRDALFLVHPTAKSPEQQALFDQLVRGELPTPYTWETELSALGQQAFAMDAERQAAFRQKWEELIGSGKLGYMALLRNLRNILETNVSGEAVEQVCATLADRTAVARSKQLPFRFLAAYREVVGLDAGLLRRAAAAIGIGSSNGHVPAVLAALKTAISHSAQNLRGFDANTRVVVACDVSGSMQQPVSARSKVLLYDVGLVLGMLLQSRCQHVVAGMFGDQWKRVTLPKGQVLRNVQELYRREGEVGYSTNGHLVVQDLRQRREVVEKVMIFTDCQLWDSRGTGNTLAQAWREYRRTVAPHARLYLFDLAGHGTTPVEVHEQDGAALIAGWSDKVFDVLAALENGGSALTEIEKIDL from the coding sequence ATGCGCTTCAATACGCACACTCAACATCACTCGGCGCCTACTGCCGTGAACCACGAAGGCGCTCCTGCTTACCAACTCACACCACAGCTGGAGCTGTACGCTGCCGTGGCTACGGCAGCCCTCAGCAACCAGTTCTACGAATCGGCCGGCACACGTTTGCAGCGGTTGCGCCAGCTGATTGCGCAGAACGACCCACAGTTTGTGGCGCAGTTGGCGGTGTATGCCCGCGAGCAGTTGCACCTGCGCTCGGTGCCGCTGGTGCTGGCCGTAGAGCTGGCCCAGGTGCACCGCGGCGACGGTCTTGTGAGCCGCTTGGTAGCCCGCGTGGTGCAACGCGCCGATGAAATCACGGAGGTGCTGGCGTACTACGCCGCTGCCAACCAGCGCCAGGGCGCCAAAACGCTGAACCGCCTTTCCAAGCAGCTACAAAAAGGCCTGGCGTTGAGCTTCAATCGTTTCGATAGCTACCAGCTGGCCAAGTACGACCGCGCCGGTCAGGTACGCCTCCGCGATGCCCTGTTCCTGGTGCACCCCACCGCTAAGAGCCCCGAGCAGCAAGCTCTGTTCGACCAACTGGTACGCGGTGAGCTGCCTACTCCCTACACCTGGGAAACCGAGCTATCGGCGCTGGGGCAGCAAGCGTTTGCTATGGATGCGGAACGGCAAGCGGCCTTCCGGCAGAAGTGGGAGGAGCTGATTGGCAGCGGCAAGCTGGGCTACATGGCCTTATTGCGCAACCTGCGCAACATCCTGGAGACCAACGTGTCGGGCGAGGCGGTAGAGCAAGTGTGCGCTACACTGGCCGACCGCACAGCGGTGGCACGCAGCAAGCAATTACCCTTCCGGTTCTTGGCCGCCTACCGAGAGGTGGTGGGCCTGGATGCGGGTTTGCTCCGGCGCGCGGCAGCAGCCATCGGCATTGGTAGCAGCAACGGCCACGTGCCCGCGGTGCTGGCAGCGCTGAAAACGGCCATCAGCCACTCGGCTCAAAACCTGCGCGGTTTCGATGCCAATACACGAGTAGTCGTGGCCTGCGACGTGTCGGGCTCCATGCAGCAGCCTGTGTCGGCGCGCAGCAAAGTACTGCTCTACGACGTGGGGCTGGTGCTTGGCATGTTGCTACAAAGCCGCTGTCAGCACGTGGTAGCGGGGATGTTCGGCGACCAGTGGAAGCGCGTGACCCTACCTAAAGGGCAGGTGCTGCGCAACGTGCAGGAGCTCTATCGTCGCGAAGGTGAGGTAGGCTACAGCACCAACGGTCACTTGGTGGTGCAAGACCTGCGCCAGCGCCGGGAGGTAGTCGAGAAGGTGATGATCTTCACCGACTGCCAGCTCTGGGACAGCCGGGGCACCGGCAACACGCTGGCCCAGGCGTGGCGCGAATACCGCCGCACGGTGGCCCCCCACGCCCGCCTCTACCTCTTCGACCTGGCCGGCCACGGCACAACGCCGGTAGAGGTGCACGAGCAGGACGGCGCAGCGCTCATCGCCGGCTGGTCCGACAAGGTGTTTGACGTGCTGGCGGCGCTGGAAAACGGCGGCTCCGCACTGACTGAAATTGAGAAAATTGATTTGTAA
- a CDS encoding histone deacetylase family protein, producing MPCLATSDRYTLSLPPTHRFPIAKYALIREQLLWQGIAPPEDFYDPGLCAEEDVLRVHTPEYWGKVRDQQLSPAEVRQLGLPQTPQLVLRSLSSSAGTLQSARHALREGVALNLAGGTHHAFADRGEGFCVLNDQAIAAAYLLHHQLARQVLIVDLDVHQGDGTASIFRHEPRVFTFSMHAGANYPLRKEQSDLDLPLPLGTTDAAYLDLLGQTLPRLLDEVQPDFVFYQAGVDILATDKLGKLALTKTGCQRRDELVLGLCQQRGLPVAVSMGGGYSERLADIVDAHCNTFRVAYTLWG from the coding sequence ATGCCCTGCCTTGCTACTTCCGACCGCTACACGCTTTCTCTACCCCCTACCCACCGCTTTCCCATTGCCAAGTACGCCCTCATTCGGGAGCAGCTGCTGTGGCAGGGCATTGCGCCGCCCGAAGATTTTTACGACCCAGGCCTGTGCGCCGAGGAAGACGTGCTGCGAGTGCACACGCCAGAATACTGGGGCAAGGTGCGCGACCAGCAGCTTTCCCCTGCAGAGGTGCGGCAGCTGGGCCTGCCCCAAACGCCGCAGTTGGTGCTTCGCTCCCTCAGCAGCTCGGCGGGCACGCTGCAATCGGCGCGGCATGCGCTGCGCGAGGGAGTAGCCCTGAACCTAGCCGGCGGCACCCACCACGCGTTTGCCGACCGGGGCGAGGGTTTCTGCGTGCTCAACGACCAGGCCATTGCCGCCGCCTACCTGCTGCACCACCAACTGGCCCGGCAGGTGCTCATCGTGGATCTGGACGTGCATCAGGGCGACGGCACAGCCAGCATTTTCCGACACGAGCCGCGCGTGTTCACCTTTTCCATGCACGCCGGGGCCAACTACCCCCTGCGCAAGGAGCAGTCGGATCTGGACCTGCCGCTACCCCTGGGCACCACCGATGCCGCCTACCTCGACCTGCTGGGCCAGACCCTACCCCGCTTGCTCGACGAAGTGCAGCCAGACTTCGTGTTCTACCAGGCCGGCGTGGATATACTAGCGACCGACAAGCTGGGCAAGCTGGCCCTCACCAAAACCGGCTGCCAGCGCCGCGACGAACTGGTGCTGGGCTTGTGCCAACAGCGCGGCCTGCCTGTGGCCGTGAGCATGGGCGGCGGCTACTCCGAGCGCCTCGCCGACATCGTAGATGCGCATTGCAACACCTTTCGGGTAGCATACACGCTGTGGGGGTAG